From Chengkuizengella sediminis, one genomic window encodes:
- a CDS encoding ECF transporter S component, whose amino-acid sequence MSSKGLKLTDILVTIVIAVVFGIVYRVWGSVYDFFALPGLHLEQLSYGMWYIAATVAFLIIRKPGVAIIAEMAAATAEMVMASQYGVDTLIYGFVQGLAVELVLLATLYKRSGLIVMSIAGAAAAASSFIIDYFKGYLADLTAWNLTLQIVLRVISGIIITGVFAYYLVKALERTGITNLVRPASKEDYDALDK is encoded by the coding sequence ATGAGTAGTAAAGGTTTAAAGTTAACAGATATTTTAGTTACAATAGTCATTGCTGTTGTATTTGGTATTGTTTATAGAGTATGGGGATCAGTTTATGATTTTTTTGCTTTACCTGGATTACATTTAGAACAATTATCTTATGGTATGTGGTATATTGCTGCAACGGTTGCTTTTCTAATTATTCGTAAACCGGGTGTGGCCATCATTGCCGAAATGGCAGCTGCTACTGCTGAAATGGTAATGGCATCACAATATGGGGTAGATACACTGATTTACGGATTTGTTCAAGGTTTGGCTGTAGAGCTAGTACTGCTGGCAACATTATACAAACGCAGCGGTCTGATCGTGATGTCCATTGCTGGTGCCGCAGCAGCAGCTTCATCTTTTATCATCGATTACTTTAAAGGATATCTTGCTGATCTTACGGCTTGGAATTTAACTTTGCAAATTGTATTGAGAGTGATTAGTGGAATTATCATTACAGGTGTATTTGCTTATTATCTTGTAAAAGCTTTGGAAAGAACAGGTATAACCAATTTGGTTCGTCCTGCGTCAAAAGAAGATTATGATGCATTGGATAAGTAA
- a CDS encoding extracellular solute-binding protein: MKVKAIYLFLVLMLFIVFIAACSESSSNEQVNKTISNNQDDKETSEENVTFTLFNAGSGFRDLNTNETVIGKILEDQTGVNFEMEFLVGDINTKVGTMIAANEFPDVVIPDSAIDKFLDAGAFIPLNDLIAEHGPNIQRVYGSYYELMKQEDGNIYFLPFEAIVGERVPSPNVDQSAFWIQRRVLKEFGYPKIKTLDQYFQLIEDYEVIHKDEDLTGFISLTHDWRFFVLVNPANHLAGFPNDGGVMVDMETYEATVYADKEDSTKRWLQKLNEMNAKGLYDKSSFVDNYDQYLAKISSGKILGFFDYGWQVRPALQLLEETGNDDLLYMPMPIVFDEDIKDQYGDSPGFVDNRGIAITVSAEGPAKIIQYFDNFLTDENQILSNWGIEGETFEIDENGRFYKTKEQIDQETEEFRESFGLKYFEYFWPRYGTGSSLSDGNSVAPGSQAEVVQLGYTEGDLNLLKQYGVRTFAELFSDTDERPWFPAWSVQVEQGSPEQIFGTRSDELQRRYFPKLVLSNPSEFEDVWNEYVTEFRKLDVEGYENFMTEEIKKKVDRAKGN; the protein is encoded by the coding sequence ATGAAGGTGAAAGCGATTTATTTGTTTTTGGTCCTGATGTTGTTTATAGTTTTCATTGCTGCATGCTCAGAAAGTAGTAGTAATGAGCAAGTAAATAAAACAATATCAAATAATCAAGATGATAAAGAAACTTCAGAAGAGAATGTGACTTTTACATTATTTAATGCAGGGTCTGGATTTAGAGATTTGAACACCAATGAAACGGTGATAGGGAAAATACTAGAGGATCAAACTGGTGTTAACTTTGAAATGGAATTTTTGGTTGGAGACATCAATACAAAAGTTGGTACAATGATTGCGGCTAACGAATTTCCTGATGTTGTGATTCCAGATAGTGCCATTGATAAATTTTTAGATGCAGGGGCCTTTATTCCTTTAAATGATTTAATAGCTGAGCATGGACCGAACATACAAAGAGTTTATGGATCCTATTACGAGTTAATGAAGCAGGAAGATGGAAATATTTATTTCTTACCCTTTGAAGCTATAGTGGGTGAACGTGTTCCAAGTCCTAATGTTGATCAAAGTGCTTTCTGGATACAGCGTCGTGTTCTAAAGGAATTCGGCTATCCCAAAATAAAAACATTAGATCAGTATTTTCAATTAATAGAAGATTATGAAGTGATACATAAAGATGAAGATCTAACAGGATTTATTAGTTTAACACATGACTGGAGGTTTTTTGTTTTAGTAAACCCGGCGAATCATTTGGCTGGATTCCCAAATGATGGTGGGGTAATGGTTGACATGGAAACCTATGAAGCAACTGTTTACGCAGATAAGGAAGATTCTACTAAGCGTTGGCTTCAAAAATTAAATGAAATGAATGCCAAAGGGTTGTATGACAAATCTTCATTCGTTGACAACTATGATCAGTATCTAGCGAAAATTTCATCTGGAAAAATATTAGGATTTTTTGATTATGGTTGGCAGGTAAGACCAGCACTTCAACTTTTAGAGGAAACAGGTAATGATGATCTCCTTTATATGCCCATGCCTATAGTATTTGATGAGGATATTAAAGACCAATACGGTGACTCTCCAGGTTTCGTAGATAATCGTGGAATAGCCATTACTGTCAGTGCAGAAGGCCCTGCTAAAATCATCCAATATTTCGATAACTTTTTAACAGATGAAAATCAAATTTTGTCCAACTGGGGTATTGAAGGAGAAACATTTGAAATCGATGAGAATGGAAGATTTTATAAAACCAAGGAACAAATCGATCAAGAAACAGAAGAATTTAGGGAATCATTTGGTCTTAAATATTTTGAATACTTTTGGCCTCGTTACGGAACAGGTTCTTCTTTATCAGATGGAAATTCGGTTGCTCCTGGGTCTCAGGCGGAAGTCGTGCAATTAGGATATACAGAAGGTGATTTAAATTTACTCAAGCAATATGGTGTGAGAACCTTCGCAGAGCTGTTCTCAGACACAGATGAGAGACCTTGGTTCCCAGCATGGAGTGTTCAGGTGGAACAAGGTTCACCAGAGCAAATTTTTGGCACAAGATCGGATGAACTTCAGAGGAGATATTTCCCTAAGCTTGTGCTTTCTAACCCTAGTGAATTTGAAGATGTTTGGAATGAATATGTGACAGAATTTAGAAAACTTGATGTTGAGGGTTATGAGAATTTTATGACAGAAGAAATAAAGAAGAAGGTTGATCGCGCAAAAGGAAATTAA
- the tenA gene encoding thiaminase II, translated as MKFTEQIRKEADAIWQASFKHPFVKGIADGTLSLDRFRYYVLQDSYYLSHFARVQSIAASQADDLHTVSRMASHAIGTNEAELSLHKAFFVQLDITEEEKENFKPAPTAYAYISHMYRAAHTGHIGDTIAALLPCYWLYYEIGEKLIGSTPKEPIYQEWIATYGGDWFRELVEEVIQLVDNIAEKVTESDRERMKEHFILSSQYELMFWEMAYQKETWPVIIEQNELG; from the coding sequence ATGAAATTTACTGAGCAGATAAGAAAAGAAGCGGATGCTATTTGGCAGGCGAGTTTTAAACATCCATTTGTTAAAGGGATTGCTGACGGAACATTATCACTGGATCGTTTTCGTTATTATGTATTACAAGACTCATATTATTTAAGTCATTTTGCTAGAGTCCAATCCATAGCAGCTTCACAAGCGGATGATTTACATACGGTTAGTCGTATGGCATCCCATGCTATTGGAACGAATGAAGCAGAGTTATCACTTCATAAAGCGTTTTTTGTTCAGTTAGATATAACTGAAGAAGAAAAAGAAAACTTCAAACCAGCACCCACGGCTTATGCATATATATCACATATGTACCGTGCAGCTCATACTGGTCATATCGGAGACACGATTGCTGCTTTGTTGCCATGTTATTGGTTGTACTATGAAATTGGCGAAAAGCTCATAGGTTCAACACCGAAGGAACCTATTTATCAGGAATGGATTGCAACCTATGGTGGAGACTGGTTCCGTGAATTAGTTGAAGAGGTCATTCAGTTAGTGGACAATATCGCTGAAAAAGTAACTGAATCAGATCGAGAACGAATGAAAGAGCACTTTATTTTAAGCAGTCAATATGAGTTGATGTTCTGGGAGATGGCTTATCAAAAAGAGACATGGCCAGTTATCATCGAACAAAACGAATTAGGTTAG